Genomic DNA from Methanomassiliicoccales archaeon:
TTGAAGTCGGTCAGCGAGGGCCGCGTCACGCCCGACGAGGCCGCCGAGCGCCTCCGCCACATGCCGTTCGAGGACCTTGGCTTCGCCAAACTCGACCACCACCGCGCCATCCGTTGCGGCTTCCCCGAAGTGATTTTCTGCCAGGGCAAGACCACCGAGCAGATCGTGACGATCATCACTCGCATGACCGCCCACGGCCACGCCGTCCTGGCGACGCGGGCCGCGCCGGAAGTCTACGAGGCGGTCCGCGCACTTCATCCCGAGGCAATTTATCACAAGGCGGCCCGCGCGATCGTTCTTCAGGGCCGCCAGCGGTGCCCGCGGCATGAAGGCCTGGTGGCCGTCGTTTCAGCCGGCACGAGCGATCAGCCCGTTGCCGAGGAAGCCCGCGTTACGGCCGAGGTCATGGGGTGCAGGACGGAACCGTTTTACGATGTCGGTGTCGCGGGCATCCACCGGTTACTAGCGCACACCGAGGCCCTTGCCAAGGCGACAGTCATCATCGTGGTGGCGGGCATG
This window encodes:
- the larB gene encoding nickel pincer cofactor biosynthesis protein LarB — translated: LKSVSEGRVTPDEAAERLRHMPFEDLGFAKLDHHRAIRCGFPEVIFCQGKTTEQIVTIITRMTAHGHAVLATRAAPEVYEAVRALHPEAIYHKAARAIVLQGRQRCPRHEGLVAVVSAGTSDQPVAEEARVTAEVMGCRTEPFYDVGVAGIHRLLAHTEALAKATVIIVVAGMEGALPTIVSSFSSVPVIGVPTSVGYGMGGKGEAALLGMLQTCSPGLVVVNIDNGIGAGATAALISRRCHDARQSKDQAKAP